GCAACATCACTTGTTGCTGAAGCCAGCCTTTCTAAAACAAAATTCAAGGAATAGCCACTAGAGACTTGACCGATGGCATAAACAATGGCGAGAGGGATTCCTCCAGTCCGTTGATAAAGTAGACTTGAATTTTGATCGGTTATAGTGACTCCTTTTTCTTCAGCTTGCTGCTGAATTAACTTCAATCCGTCATCCAAAGGTAAATGTCGGAGACTAATGGGAAGCAAAGCAATTCGTTCGCGAGTCGTCAAGATAACTTTAACGTGAACTGGTAAGTCGTACAAGAAACCGATAACTTTTTCCGTCTCCTCAATTGTTTCCATATTGTCCACAATCAGCAGTGTTCTTTGTTTAGACAGACTTTGGCGGACACCGTCAAACTGATCGTCTAGAGGAGATTGAATAATAGCAGGGTCGTTGAGAGTATGAGCAATCTCGCGAAAAATGTCCCGCAGGTTACGATGTCCCTGGTGTTTTCGCAAAATACTATTGGGAATGAGTTCTTGTTGTTTAGCTGAAGTGAAAATAATGGCGTCAAATTTGGGTGCGCTAGAAAGATTTTCCCGACTGGCGTTTAGGCAAAGATACGCAGCTGCTAAAACCAGAGCAGTTTTACCTACACCGCCAATACCATCTACTGTAATGATGTGAGCAGCATGATTGGGTGAAAGGCGTTGCAGTAGAAGTTTCATCTCCGCCTCACGCCCAATAAATTCTGTGTAAGTTGGCGCGGGTAAGTTATGAGTGATTGTGGAACTACTGACACTGGATACCGAAGCACCCCTACGATAGCCGTGTCTTTCTAGAATGTATACTAAGTTACCTGACTTAACGCTTTTATTTGGTTCTCCTGTCAAAGCTTCTAGATCTCTATAGATACTGCTCACACTTGTTCTGACAACAGCATTTTTTTTCAGCAGATCTATACCAATCTTTTTTAGGCTATACCCACATAATAATCCTAGTAATAAATCTTTTCTTGTATCCCGTCTGTATCGCTTTTGTGTTGTTGCCTCCAAATCAATCAGTAGACGGTCTATGTCCCATTCCCTCAAAATGTTGCGATTCCAGCTTTTGGGTAAATTCCAATCCTCGGAGCCATTTGACATAAATATTACCCTACAAGTTTATTATTTACAAGCGTTTTTATATACTTAATAACATTTTAATGGATAAAATATTAACAAACCACTAACAAATTATTGACACTGTTAATTGGCTGTTTGTAATTCTTTAATTACGCTAGTGTTAAAGCTCTACAGAGAGCGATCGCACTGAGAGGTGATTTCTAGCAGATACAAATTTAACTCACTCAATTGTAGCAGTAACAACAGAAACTTTGGCAAAGAATACTAGGCTCTACTTATAGGAGAAATTTGATGAAAATCCCGACCCGAACCGTAGTTTCTTTTTTTAGATCAGAGAAATCAAAAGTATGTTTTCCTGGCACAAAACAAGTTTATCTATTCACAAAGCGTCCTATACTTCACCAAGACTTTACAGCCAAATCTCTACAGGACGCCATTAATGAATTGCAAACAATATTATATGCTCAAGGATTCCTTGTAAATATCAGTGGAAAATTTGATTTAGAAACTGAGGGAGCAGTTAAGGAATTTCAAATAAAAAATAATCTACACGTTGATGGAATCGTTGGAGCACTAACTTGGGCTTGTCTTTGTTATCCCATGATTTATCGTGGTATGAAAATTTTGACACCCAAATTACAAGAGTCTGTGAAAGAATTGCAAAGTATTTTGCATAAAGAAGGATTTTTTAAAAAAGAACCTTATGGTGTTTTTGATCGGCAAACGGAAAAAGCAGTTAAATATTTTCAAAGAAATTACGGACTGAAAGATGATGGTATAGTTGGGGCTGCTACTTGGGCTGTCTTATTAGGAATGCGACAAAAAAAGGATGTTCGTACTCCTAAAGTGTTTTGTTTTTTGCCATTGCAAATGTTGTCTTTTTGGAAACAATTGTTAATGCTTGCTTTCATCATACTAGGTATCTATAACAGTCCGATAGCTGGTCCAGATCCTCAATTCAATAAGGCGTTAGTTACTGGGTATGCGCTGACTTATATTGTGCCTTTTCTACTGGATTGTATTCCATTTAAGCAAGCTAGCGAGCAAACATTACCACTTTTTGAATATGCTCCCTATATGTTAACTGGCATCTTTTGGAAGCCTATTCTTAACTTCATTGAGCAACTGGTGAACTAAGTGTGAAAAGTTACGATTTTGTAGCAATTATCGCTTGTGTGAGATACGGTAAGAAATAATTAACCGCACCCTGTAGCTGATGGACACAGATAAGTTTGTACCTTTTAGCAGATTAGGAAATACTGTATCTACACAAGTTTTTTCTTAAGTTTGGTAAAGGGCGGGTGCGGGGTTTGAACCCGCTAATCCCCAAAGTGGTGGAGATGTCATCCGATAATCCTAAATTCTTCGTCCTTGAAAGGCAAGTTGTGAATCAGGATAACCCGCCAAGAAATAAATTGCCCTGAGAATAGAATTCTGGGGCTACACAAACGCTCGTCCGCATATGCGGACTAATCATAGCCTGTGGAGGCAGGCTTCGTTTGTATAGCCATGAATTCTATTCGTTAGGTATTTTGACAAAATAGGAATGCTCCCAAGGATATGGTGTCTTGCATATCCTTGATCTACAGTTCACCTGTAGCTAGCATTTGAATGATGCGAGGTATTCCAGGGTCAAAGCCACCCAAATCCCAAGACAATGGATCTTGAGGATCTACTAATGTAATCCGGTAAGGTGTAAGA
This genomic interval from Scytonema hofmannii PCC 7110 contains the following:
- a CDS encoding NB-ARC domain-containing protein, which encodes MSNGSEDWNLPKSWNRNILREWDIDRLLIDLEATTQKRYRRDTRKDLLLGLLCGYSLKKIGIDLLKKNAVVRTSVSSIYRDLEALTGEPNKSVKSGNLVYILERHGYRRGASVSSVSSSTITHNLPAPTYTEFIGREAEMKLLLQRLSPNHAAHIITVDGIGGVGKTALVLAAAYLCLNASRENLSSAPKFDAIIFTSAKQQELIPNSILRKHQGHRNLRDIFREIAHTLNDPAIIQSPLDDQFDGVRQSLSKQRTLLIVDNMETIEETEKVIGFLYDLPVHVKVILTTRERIALLPISLRHLPLDDGLKLIQQQAEEKGVTITDQNSSLLYQRTGGIPLAIVYAIGQVSSGYSLNFVLERLASATSDVARFCFEQSVQGIKEKPAHKLLLSIAIFPDPPILAAVAEVAGLTAAPDSINDGLARLQQLSLVNLNQETGRYEMLSLTREYVLAELAAYPDFEKEARKRWVRFYQDFAQRNAGEDWEKWIHYSKLDEEQGNLRAALYWCKDQDRYEEVSDLWLLLYHYANLYAYWDDRLDWLQWLIEQSERRGEWSSFVKFSIRKSWLLIRMCSQQSLKEAEEILRRTWVLRDHADLCVQADLAEGTARLKIRQRMYQDARHWLTLEEELVQKAELEE
- a CDS encoding peptidoglycan-binding domain-containing protein, producing the protein MKIPTRTVVSFFRSEKSKVCFPGTKQVYLFTKRPILHQDFTAKSLQDAINELQTILYAQGFLVNISGKFDLETEGAVKEFQIKNNLHVDGIVGALTWACLCYPMIYRGMKILTPKLQESVKELQSILHKEGFFKKEPYGVFDRQTEKAVKYFQRNYGLKDDGIVGAATWAVLLGMRQKKDVRTPKVFCFLPLQMLSFWKQLLMLAFIILGIYNSPIAGPDPQFNKALVTGYALTYIVPFLLDCIPFKQASEQTLPLFEYAPYMLTGIFWKPILNFIEQLVN